ATACCAGCCTGCGAATGAAGCTCTCTTTCACAGAACATGCCCGTACTCTCTAGTACCCTTTCTTGCTATTATCCCCAAGTCACTGTGCCGATCTAAGTGCCCGTGGCATTTTGCTGGAGGTCTACATTTCCCCCAACAGCCCGAAGCCGTCTCCACACTAGTGTGTGTCTGCACAGTGTAAGGACAGAGAGATCGTTACAGTTCAATCACCGAATTCCCATCATTAACTGCACTTCAtgtcacatttttaaagaattcaatTTAATGGTAGAAAGCCACtgtgtaaatccagttccagttCCTTTAATTAACAGATCCATGGGGGTGGTCCTACCCTGGCCTGCCCCCACCCTTTCAAGTATAGATTTGTTTTCAAGGGATTGCTGAAGAAAAGGGAAGCGTGCATTCCTAGCTGGGATGTTACACTCCCGTGTGGTGCTAAGTTCTCAGTGTTTAGGGATGGTTCTGCTCTGGAGTCTATTCATCTCTTTCCggaatgtctttcttttctgcctTCCTGCTGACTGTTTATCACCCTTCAGCATTTCCACCAAAATGTTGTAAAACTCAAACCCCCTAAAGGAATGTAGTCATGTGGGGAATGTTGAGTaacaggaggaaggggagaatggaagaaaaagggggaagcTAGGGTCTGAgactagctcagtggtagagcaccagcctagcaagcacaaagccCCAGATTCAGCCCCCAACACTGAGGGGGAAAACAAAAAGGCTAACCTAAATAAATGGCTTATTAAAAGGAAGTTCTGCCCTTAAAACATCACAGACGTATGTATCTGTGGGGCCTTTCCCATGGCAACATCTTTATCCAAGCATCCTTTCATTTACCTAGAGAATTCAGTGAGTGATGTGATAACCATTGTCATGTGACAACCAGATGCCTGTTGGCTTCTATGTCTAGCCACAAACAGGTGCATGGTCATAAATGAAGACCTAGTCTTCATTCGATACTTATTGTTTTGTGACTAAAAGACAAGGAATCGCTCTTGTATGCTGATACCTTATTTAGTACAGCCTTTCTTTGTGTTTGATCTATTGGTTGAGGAACTAAGATCTAGAAAGAAGGCCTATGTCCAATGTTATAAACAGAGAGATGACAAGTCAGGATTCCTGTTAGAATCTTCCAACACTGATTCCGGCTCCTAAATATACACTCTCTTTGCCTCCCAAATCCTTGTCTCCCAATCAGCCTCCCACTTCACCTATGTCATTCGAGTGGGTCTGTTAGTGCCTGAAGTATCAGTAGGTTAGGGTATAAAGAGAATGACACAGAAATGTCTGGAACCATCTGAGACTCACTGACAACAGAAAGATCAGCAAGAGTAAGAAAGctgagcccccaccccccactactCCCCATATATGGGGAGGAACACCATTAAACTCCAGAGTCAAGAGAAGCCAGTTGTCCCTTATCCCATATGCAAGCCACATCACTGCACAAGCCCGACCACAGGATACTTCTCCAGGGTTTGGTTTCTTTGCTAATATGGGGGAAGCCAATGATACGCTCACAGAAAAATACTCCACTGTGAGAGAATGATCATCGTGGGCACTGGGTGTGCACAAATGCAGGGAGTTAAGCGTCCCTTAGAGGACAGGGTGGATTGGAAAGGCCTGAGTTCTACCTTCTGCCCTTCTATGGACTAAACTGTTCCAAGCTGCCTCTAGCCAGCTGCCTTACCCCTCGATACTGCCACCGCAGAGCATCTTGGGAGCACAGGGCTTTTGAGTTgacctcctgtctccacctcactGTCTGAGTGTGAGTTCTGTGGCAGTTGAATGACCTCTCTGAAcctccattttctcctctaaGGAACAACGATAATTATCGAGTTTCAAAGCACACTGAATCAAAACATCCAGTGAATAACCAAAATTCAATCTTAAATCTGGTTCTTCCTGTTAAGACTGAGACACAAATGCCCAGGTCTGCCATGTAAGTGCTGTTTTCTCACACTCTGGGTGGACAGCGAAGGGGTGATGATGTTTGGACATTGTGGAAGTTTAGATCCTTTTTGAGAATCTGCAGAAACCTCtgtttagaaacaaacaaacaaacaaacaaacaaaaacaaaacccctcaggAGGCAATGTCAGGACAGTAGGTTGATGCAGGCCCTTCAAGTGCATGGACAGCTAATGCGGGAACTTCGAGTTTAAACACCCTGGGAAAGATGGATCTGAAGGTCTAGGCCTAGGAATCGGAATTCATAGTGTGTGGGATTATAGCTTTCACACTGGCAAGGGCAGGGACTCCAGCTACACCCACTTAGATGCCTCAGCAAGGGGTCTGACTGCAGAGCGGAGGAAGTACCTGGAGGAGGAATGCTCTCACCTTGAAGAAGCCCTTGCAGCCCTCGCAGGTGCGGACTCCATAGTGCTGGCAGGCAGCATTGTCCCCGCACACTGCACACGTGCCCTCGCCGGATGATGAGCTCCTATTGGGTGGCGACGGTAGGCTGGGGCTCTCTCCCAGCAGGCTGGATGCCGTAGGGGAGGCTGTGAGGCCCAGCGGAGGGAAGGTCAGCGTGGCCGTCCTCTTGGCCAGCGGGAGCCCGTACGGGTGGCCCTCGAGCGCAGCGGCTTGGCTGCCCGCGGCTGCCGCGGCTCCCAGGGGCAAACTGAGCGCAGCTGCGGCCGTGGGGTCATAGCCGAGGTGGTGGCCGCCGGCTGGGCTGGGCGCGGGAGGGTGTGGCGGTGAGGGCTTGAAGAAGATCGGGAAGCGCGCAGCAGCGGCCATTGGGGGCACCGCCTTCATCTGCGGGTCCAGCAGCGGTCCCGGAGCGATGCAGCCAGGCGCAGAGGGCAGCTCGTCGTCCCACAGCGCCCCCGCCTGCGGGGGGAAGCCTGGAGTGGTCGGAGTGGACGGCGGAGACTGCTTGAAGTACATGGAGGTGCTGGGCAGTACCTCGTCCTCCGGGCcggagggaggaggaatggacggctgctgctgctgctggtggtggtggtgatgatggtggtgatggtgatggtggtggtggtagccaTGCTCGCGGCTCTCTTCCATCTTGATCAAAGGCCGAGGCCCGGAAGGCGGCATTTGGTACAGGCAGGAGGGCTTGAGTTCGCAGCTGCTGGGGTAGCCCTCCATGAAAGTACTGAAGCTGGGCAAGGACGTCGTGGCGGTGGCCATGATCCCCGTGCTACCGAGGTCCATGGTCAGCTTGGCGTAGTCGGGGTTCATGATTTCTGTGGTGTATTCCGAGCCATAAGTCTGCGTGGCGTAAGTGGACCCCGGAGGCGAAGGGCTATATTGGGCTTGCACGCAGGGCATATCTGCAGGGACAGAGAAAAGGGCTCAGAAGCCAGTTGACACTCCATCGCCAGCTGGAGCCACCACTGCTCTTGAATCAGGAAACAAGAGAAAGTGGCATCCTCTCCCACCTGCTGGCAAAGACTGAATGTCCCTAGCTTACTTCTTTCCTCACTGGGGAGACAGCTGAGTCCCTGACTGACAAAGGGGCCCCAGGGGGGATAAAAATGGACTCCCTGGGGATGGTTACACCAATCTTCCCTCCCTTGCTCTGTTCATCAAATCTGGATATAGATAGTTTCCCTCACAAGCCcaggtcatttttaaaaaattagtttaagtcctaagcaacaacaacaaccccctccctgccaaaaaaaaaaaaaaaaacctgaaacaaaacaaaacaacaacaaccaacagcaacaagaaaaacattGCAGTGGTCTCCCTAGCCACAGGAAAGGCCAAGAAGGAAATGTCTTGTTAATTAATTTGGAGAGGAGGCCATTGGTCCCCCCAAGACATACACATGTTGGTCTGTAACCTTGTGagttagtgaaaaaaaaagatgtcctgTGTGGGACAAGGGAGGCAGTGACATGCTAACATTTTATGAGTGCCAACTAAGGCTGCCCACACAAGTTGTGGTCTCTGCTTCCCACCCACTCCTCCAAACAGGATTAGCAGCCTGCACAAACTGGACCCCTACTGATGACTTCAGCCAGCTTAAGTGGTGAGGTGGGCATGTAGGCCCAGGAAATGGACTGGGGGAGTTGATGCCATCTGCAAAGAAAAAGATCAGCTGTAACAGCACACCCACCAAACCTGCTCTCTCctatacactgtgtgtgtgcacgctcggATGCAGAGATGTATACACTGCCCAATTCTGACTAATAGGCTACTCTGACCTAGTAAGATTAGAGCCATTTTATAACAACAGCTAACAGCTCTTCTAACAGGCACATTAGTCTAGGTACTttctcatggggggggggtgggggagaagagaagaaagcaatttcAAAACAGATGTACTCTCTCTGCCAGTTTGCCTAGGCTGGACCCCCAAAGCAACTGGTCTAGGGTAGGGGTGTTTGCTATATTCACAGAGGTTGAGGTAGGCGAGAAGGCCCTGAGAGTTGTGGATGGCTTTTCtaatcattttccttttttatggcTAAGTCAAAGGGGTAACAAGGGGAGTTTCTGGTGGTTGGTTTTTCCGAGTCAAAGGAAACCCAGGTGCTTCACTTCTTCTTGGAGGGTGTGGTGTGAAGGTGTGATTAGCAGAAAAGTGGGTGCTTCACATTTCCCTTGACATCTTTCTCTTACCCACATTTCCAAAGCTGATTGAGTCATGGGTGTATGGGATGAGCTCTTGGCGTGAAAAGGGGTGCTGAGGGCCTGTTGGAAGAAGCAGTGTTGAGGAGTGGACAGTTCATGCCTGCCTTCTCAAGTGAGGCCTCCTGAGCTAGCATGGAGTTAAAGGGTTTCTTATCTTGGTGTCTAGTTCTTAGGATGAAATGGAAGCTGTTTCAAAGAAGGTGCACATAGCCTGGCCCTTTCATTTCCCCTCTCCTTTGCATCTCTCAGAATCCCTCAGAATCAcctgccattctgtcctccccctATTGCTCTTTGTCTTTCTGAAGTCTCCAGCAGGAGAGTGGCTGTATCTGTGTATCTTTTGTGCCCACCCAGGCCCGCCTCTTCTTAAACCTTTACCAAATTTGTAAAGAGGCCATGCAAACCAAATCTGAGGCCTTCACCTTTACTTCTCGGTTTGTAGCTCTCACggctttctttcccttccctctgagcCTCAACCACCCAAACTCCTGCATCACAAATCATTTGGGTTTTAGATCAATAAAAATGTTCCCTATCTCCCCGACTGATCCCTTAAGTGAGTATATTGGAtataaaaggacaaaaataaagcCATTAAAAACATAACATATCCTGATTGCTTGGagtatttgcttttcttcttcggAGACATACTTTTGAGAAATGCTTCCTATAAACTCTCTGCTCTGCTTGGTAACAACAGGGTGTGGTATACAGTGGAGCTCCGTGCCAGGAAGCCACCTGTGCTGTGAAATGTAGGGCCAGCAGCCCTGCATGTTGGTACTGGGCAGGTTGACCAGAC
Above is a window of Arvicanthis niloticus isolate mArvNil1 chromosome 5, mArvNil1.pat.X, whole genome shotgun sequence DNA encoding:
- the Nr4a3 gene encoding nuclear receptor subfamily 4 group A member 3 produces the protein MPCVQAQYSPSPPGSTYATQTYGSEYTTEIMNPDYAKLTMDLGSTGIMATATTSLPSFSTFMEGYPSSCELKPSCLYQMPPSGPRPLIKMEESREHGYHHHHHHHHHHHHHHQQQQQPSIPPPSGPEDEVLPSTSMYFKQSPPSTPTTPGFPPQAGALWDDELPSAPGCIAPGPLLDPQMKAVPPMAAAARFPIFFKPSPPHPPAPSPAGGHHLGYDPTAAAALSLPLGAAAAAGSQAAALEGHPYGLPLAKRTATLTFPPLGLTASPTASSLLGESPSLPSPPNRSSSSGEGTCAVCGDNAACQHYGVRTCEGCKGFFKRTVQKNAKYVCLANKNCPVDKRRRNRCQYCRFQKCLSVGMVKEVVRTDSLKGRRGRLPSKPKSPLQQEPSQPSPPSPPICMMNALVRALTDATPRDLDYSRYCPTDQATAGTDAEHVQQFYNLLTASIDVSRSWAEKIPGFTDLPKEDQTLLIESAFLELFVLRLSIRSNTAEDKFVFCNGLVLHRLQCLRGFGEWLDSIKDFSLNLQSLNLDIQALACLSALSMITERHGLKEPKRVEELCNKITSSLKDHQRKGQALEPSEPKVLRALVELRKICTQGLQRIFYLKLEDLVSPPSVIDKLFLDTLPF